In a single window of the Melissococcus plutonius ATCC 35311 genome:
- a CDS encoding Nramp family divalent metal transporter, producing MTKEKKDKGKLFHYANGPSLEEINNTVAVPKNAGFFKMLLAYSGPGALVAVGYMDPGNWITSIAGGAEHKYILLSVILFSSLIAMLLQSMAAKLGIVTGHDLAQATRAHTSKKLGFVLWIITELAIMATDIAEIIGGAVALELLFGFPLLLGVLITAFDVLLLLFLTKLGFRKIEVIVVSLITIVFFVFAYEVILANPNIKELFMGFIPNTKIATNQSTLFLALGIVGATVMPHNLYLHSSISQARMFDRKNEQEIAKAIRFTIWDSNLQLFLAFIVNCLLLILGAALFYGKNSELGKFVDLYDALKNPSIVGKIASPFLSMLFAIALLASGQNSTITGTLSGQIVMEGFIHLKMPLWMRRVMTRLLAIIPVIICVIIYGNKESAVEDLLLYTQVFLSIALPISIIPLTIYTSDKKLMGRFVNPLWVSILAWIITIILTILNLFLVYQTLF from the coding sequence ATGACCAAAGAAAAAAAAGATAAAGGAAAATTATTCCATTATGCGAATGGACCAAGTTTAGAAGAAATTAACAATACAGTTGCCGTACCTAAAAATGCTGGCTTTTTTAAAATGTTACTTGCTTACAGTGGACCGGGAGCATTGGTTGCCGTTGGCTATATGGATCCTGGAAATTGGATTACTTCAATTGCTGGAGGAGCAGAACATAAATATATCTTGTTAAGTGTTATTCTTTTTTCAAGTTTGATAGCAATGTTATTACAAAGCATGGCGGCAAAGTTGGGCATTGTTACGGGTCATGATTTAGCACAGGCAACTAGAGCACATACAAGTAAAAAATTAGGCTTTGTTTTGTGGATAATTACAGAATTAGCCATTATGGCAACAGATATTGCTGAAATTATTGGTGGGGCGGTTGCATTAGAGCTACTATTCGGGTTTCCTTTGTTATTGGGTGTATTAATTACAGCATTTGATGTCTTACTTTTGCTGTTTTTAACCAAATTAGGATTTCGAAAAATTGAAGTGATTGTTGTTAGTTTGATTACCATTGTTTTTTTTGTATTTGCCTATGAAGTGATTTTAGCAAATCCCAATATAAAAGAATTATTCATGGGTTTTATTCCGAATACTAAAATTGCTACAAACCAATCTACCTTATTTTTGGCTTTAGGTATTGTTGGTGCCACGGTTATGCCACATAATCTGTATCTACATTCTTCTATTTCACAGGCTAGGATGTTTGATAGAAAAAATGAGCAAGAAATCGCTAAGGCGATTCGTTTTACAATTTGGGATTCTAATCTACAATTATTTCTTGCTTTTATCGTTAATTGTTTATTATTAATTTTGGGAGCAGCCTTATTTTATGGAAAAAATAGTGAATTAGGAAAATTTGTAGATTTGTATGATGCATTAAAAAATCCATCTATTGTCGGAAAGATTGCCAGTCCTTTCCTAAGTATGTTATTCGCAATTGCTTTGTTAGCCTCTGGTCAAAATTCAACAATTACAGGAACGTTATCAGGACAAATTGTCATGGAAGGATTTATTCATTTAAAAATGCCACTTTGGATGCGTCGTGTTATGACTCGGTTGCTTGCGATTATTCCTGTAATTATTTGTGTAATAATTTATGGAAATAAAGAATCTGCAGTAGAAGACTTGTTATTATACACACAAGTTTTCTTAAGTATTGCTTTACCTATTTCAATTATTCCATTAACAATCTATACCAGTGATAAAAAATTAATGGGCAGGTTTGTCAATCCGTTATGGGTAAGCATTTTAGCCTGGATTATTACCATTATTTTAACCATCTTAAACTTATTTTTGGTTTATCAAACCCTGTTTTAA
- a CDS encoding LytTR family DNA-binding domain-containing protein yields the protein MKITINRILEKLDSKESAIFNIFQVTPSIEKAISLLKESNYTIVAQNIDSKEYVQLKILDILYLEYLERKIFFYTNENILFIKDSLSNFIKLLPEEFIQISKNTVVNSLSIEKFYAKKNGNFILKITSHENLMISRRYVPNLKKTLKALSN from the coding sequence ATGAAAATTACAATAAATAGAATTTTAGAAAAATTAGATAGTAAAGAATCAGCCATATTTAATATTTTCCAAGTAACACCCTCTATAGAAAAAGCAATTAGTCTTTTAAAAGAAAGTAATTATACAATTGTTGCACAGAATATTGATTCCAAAGAATATGTTCAGTTAAAAATTTTAGATATTCTATATTTGGAATATTTAGAGCGAAAAATATTTTTTTATACAAATGAGAACATTCTTTTTATTAAAGATTCACTTTCAAATTTTATTAAACTATTACCAGAAGAATTTATACAGATTTCAAAAAATACGGTCGTAAATTCTTTATCTATTGAAAAATTTTACGCAAAAAAGAATGGGAACTTTATTTTAAAAATAACAAGTCATGAAAATTTAATGATTAGTAGACGTTATGTTCCAAATTTAAAAAAGACCTTAAAAGCTCTGAGTAATTAA
- a CDS encoding DUF3021 family protein produces the protein MKWRTKIASSLGMGSFIYLALIYFNGSTVVTHKTITMVFLISIFTGVTTSIFEVERISFLTSLIIHYSVITLFVCILYRINYPIQNFTHLILSIAVVYFVAYSVVIFQNKLIVRELNHDLKKNQRDKS, from the coding sequence ATGAAATGGCGCACAAAAATAGCATCAAGTTTAGGCATGGGCTCATTTATTTATTTAGCTCTTATTTATTTCAATGGTTCAACAGTTGTAACTCATAAAACGATTACCATGGTTTTTTTGATTTCTATATTTACAGGAGTTACAACTAGTATCTTTGAAGTTGAAAGAATCAGTTTTTTAACCTCCTTAATCATTCACTATAGTGTAATCACACTTTTTGTCTGTATTTTATATCGAATTAATTATCCTATTCAAAATTTCACCCATTTAATTTTGAGTATTGCAGTTGTCTATTTTGTTGCATATAGTGTTGTAATATTTCAAAATAAATTAATTGTTAGAGAGTTAAACCACGATTTGAAGAAAAATCAGAGAGATAAATCATAA
- a CDS encoding ATP-binding cassette domain-containing protein: MLKIQNLQVKYKDVIALDLQGEMNIQEDDIVGILGPNRAGKSTLIKAITNQVTYTGYIKKPKNIAVHLQENPYPNVLTCQTIMEGLLKTKLKKDDKLMALIEYFEFQSLLKKKVTQLSGGQKQKLTLIMVLYQDASLTCFDEMTAGLDFEARNRLMEKIQEWYLGKNATLLLVTHYFDEIEKLANKLLIINKGSLIDFGRVKELFKKYIGYSTIIVEGDRKKLTLPTGRQIISKKGKQAFSFSSKTAEEEVIKVLASSGRKFSISNNNVELIYLNAISQSKKC; this comes from the coding sequence ATGTTAAAAATTCAGAATCTTCAAGTTAAGTATAAAGATGTTATAGCATTGGATCTACAGGGTGAAATGAATATTCAAGAAGATGATATTGTTGGCATTCTAGGGCCTAATAGAGCAGGAAAATCAACCTTGATAAAAGCGATTACGAATCAGGTAACCTATACTGGATATATAAAAAAACCGAAAAATATTGCTGTTCATTTACAGGAAAATCCTTATCCCAATGTTTTGACTTGTCAAACGATTATGGAAGGATTGTTGAAAACTAAACTAAAAAAAGACGACAAGCTAATGGCATTGATCGAATATTTTGAATTTCAAAGTCTGTTAAAGAAGAAAGTAACACAATTGTCTGGTGGCCAAAAACAAAAATTAACGTTGATCATGGTTTTATATCAAGATGCTTCTCTAACTTGCTTTGATGAAATGACAGCAGGTTTAGATTTTGAGGCACGTAATAGATTAATGGAGAAAATTCAAGAATGGTATTTAGGAAAAAATGCCACACTTTTGTTAGTCACACATTATTTTGATGAAATTGAAAAATTAGCGAATAAATTACTAATTATTAATAAAGGTAGTTTAATCGATTTTGGTAGAGTTAAAGAGTTGTTTAAAAAATACATTGGCTATTCAACAATTATCGTTGAAGGAGACAGGAAAAAACTCACCCTTCCAACAGGCAGACAAATTATCAGTAAGAAAGGAAAACAAGCTTTTTCTTTTTCCAGCAAAACAGCAGAAGAGGAAGTAATTAAAGTATTAGCCAGTTCAGGAAGAAAATTTTCCATTTCAAATAACAACGTTGAACTTATTTATTTGAATGCTATTAGTCAAAGTAAAAAATGTTAG
- the rplS gene encoding 50S ribosomal protein L19 translates to MNPLIQELTQEQLRTDIPAFRPGDTVRVHAKVVEGTRERIQIFEGVVIKRRGAGISETYTVRKISNGIGVERTFPLHTPRVAQIEVVRYGKVRRAKLYYLRALHGKAARIKEIRR, encoded by the coding sequence ATGAATCCATTAATTCAAGAATTGACACAAGAACAATTACGTACTGATATTCCAGCTTTTCGTCCTGGTGATACTGTACGTGTCCATGCCAAAGTTGTTGAGGGTACTCGTGAACGTATCCAAATATTTGAAGGTGTAGTTATTAAACGCCGTGGCGCTGGTATCAGCGAAACTTATACCGTTCGTAAAATATCTAATGGTATTGGTGTTGAACGTACTTTCCCATTACACACACCACGTGTTGCCCAAATTGAAGTTGTTCGTTATGGTAAAGTTCGTCGTGCAAAACTTTATTACCTACGCGCACTTCACGGAAAAGCTGCACGTATCAAAGAAATTCGCCGCTAA
- the trmD gene encoding tRNA (guanosine(37)-N1)-methyltransferase TrmD: protein MRIDILTLFPRMFEGPLGESIIGKAVDKELLNIHISNFREFSDNKHQTVDDYPYGGGAGMLLKVQPVYDNLQEIKQETPHIKKRIILLDPAGTPFDQTMAEEFAKEEQLIFICGHYEGYDERIRSLVTDEVSLGDYVLTGGELGAMVMIDATVRLLPSVLGNDLSAQTDSYSTGLLEHPQYTRPANFNDMSVPEVLTNGNHRLIANWQKKESLRRTYLRRPDLLTNFKLTEEDRQLLDEIIAEEDKE, encoded by the coding sequence ATGAGAATTGATATATTAACCTTATTCCCAAGAATGTTTGAAGGCCCACTTGGTGAATCCATTATTGGTAAGGCTGTAGATAAAGAATTATTAAATATTCATATCTCTAATTTCAGAGAATTTTCAGACAATAAGCATCAAACAGTAGATGACTATCCTTATGGTGGTGGTGCCGGCATGTTACTAAAAGTGCAGCCAGTTTATGATAACTTACAAGAGATTAAACAAGAAACACCACATATAAAAAAACGAATCATTTTATTGGATCCTGCAGGTACACCCTTTGATCAAACCATGGCTGAGGAGTTCGCAAAAGAGGAACAATTAATTTTTATTTGTGGTCACTACGAAGGCTACGATGAACGTATCCGTTCCTTAGTCACTGATGAAGTTTCTTTGGGTGATTACGTTTTAACAGGTGGTGAATTAGGTGCCATGGTAATGATTGATGCAACTGTCCGTTTATTGCCCAGTGTATTAGGAAATGATCTATCTGCTCAAACAGACTCTTATAGTACAGGTTTGCTTGAACACCCTCAATATACACGACCTGCTAACTTTAATGATATGTCAGTACCAGAAGTATTAACAAATGGCAATCATCGTCTCATCGCTAACTGGCAAAAAAAAGAATCTTTACGACGTACCTACCTAAGACGTCCCGATTTATTAACAAATTTCAAATTAACGGAAGAAGATCGACAATTATTGGATGAAATTATCGCTGAAGAGGACAAAGAATAG
- the rimM gene encoding ribosome maturation factor RimM (Essential for efficient processing of 16S rRNA), whose translation MTEYLNVGKIVNTQGIKGEVRVISQTDFPEERYKRGAKLTLFNKDKEPIELVIKSHRKHKNFDILSFENHPSINDVENYRDGILKVKKSQLSDLPENEFYYHEIIGLTVIDDQGQKIGHIKEILSPGANDVWVVKQNDGTELLLPYIDSVIQSVDLTNKSVQVIIPEGLIDDEN comes from the coding sequence GTGACAGAATACTTAAATGTTGGAAAAATCGTTAATACACAAGGAATTAAAGGCGAGGTACGGGTCATCTCACAAACTGATTTCCCAGAAGAACGCTATAAAAGAGGCGCAAAATTAACTTTATTTAATAAAGATAAAGAACCAATTGAATTAGTTATAAAATCACATCGAAAGCATAAAAACTTTGATATTTTAAGTTTTGAAAATCATCCATCAATCAATGACGTAGAGAATTATCGTGATGGTATTCTTAAAGTCAAAAAAAGTCAATTAAGTGATCTACCTGAAAATGAATTTTATTATCATGAAATTATTGGATTAACTGTCATTGATGATCAAGGACAGAAAATTGGTCATATTAAAGAAATCCTTTCACCCGGCGCTAACGATGTTTGGGTAGTAAAGCAAAATGATGGAACGGAGCTTTTATTACCTTATATTGATTCGGTTATCCAATCCGTTGACCTAACAAATAAGAGTGTGCAGGTCATAATTCCAGAAGGACTCATTGATGATGAGAATTGA
- a CDS encoding putative DNA-binding protein, which translates to MEIEKTNRMNALFEFYATLLTEKQMNYIELYYADDFSLGEIAEEYQVSRQAVYDNIKRTEKILEEYERKLHLYSNYIVRRDILDQLTIYIKETYPKDQALINYILQIQEVEE; encoded by the coding sequence ATGGAAATTGAAAAGACAAATCGTATGAATGCATTATTTGAATTTTATGCGACATTATTAACAGAAAAACAGATGAATTATATTGAGCTATACTATGCAGATGATTTTTCATTGGGTGAAATTGCAGAAGAATACCAAGTCAGTCGTCAAGCCGTTTATGATAATATTAAACGAACAGAAAAAATTTTAGAAGAATATGAACGGAAACTACATCTATATTCTAATTATATAGTAAGAAGAGATATTCTAGATCAATTAACTATTTACATAAAAGAGACCTATCCAAAAGATCAGGCATTAATCAATTACATTTTACAAATTCAAGAAGTAGAGGAATGA
- a CDS encoding NADPH-dependent FMN reductase, translated as MEAGIYAEKIGFLVGSLRKGSYSKQIAQAVAKLLPQDYTPVFVDLSHLEIYNQDLDDDSMPTEAWKTFRKEIRQLDGIIFVTPEYNRSVPPLLKNALDVGSRPFGKNAWDNKPALVISVAPGAIGGFGANHHLRQSLVFVKVPTLQQPEAYICNVTNLLGEDGTVAKNTLDFLKTIINAYIDFFEKLTK; from the coding sequence ATGGAGGCAGGAATTTATGCAGAAAAAATTGGTTTTCTTGTAGGAAGCTTAAGAAAAGGATCTTATAGTAAACAAATTGCGCAGGCAGTTGCTAAACTTTTACCTCAAGATTATACCCCAGTATTTGTTGATCTGAGTCATTTAGAAATATATAATCAAGATTTAGACGATGACTCCATGCCTACAGAGGCTTGGAAAACATTCAGAAAAGAAATCAGGCAATTAGACGGTATTATTTTTGTGACACCAGAGTATAATCGCTCTGTTCCTCCTCTTTTGAAAAATGCTTTAGACGTTGGTTCACGTCCATTTGGAAAAAACGCTTGGGATAACAAGCCTGCATTAGTTATCAGTGTAGCTCCAGGAGCAATCGGAGGCTTTGGTGCCAATCATCATTTAAGACAATCACTGGTCTTTGTAAAAGTTCCAACACTACAACAACCTGAAGCTTATATCTGTAATGTAACAAACCTGTTAGGTGAAGACGGCACTGTTGCCAAAAACACCCTAGATTTTTTAAAAACTATTATAAATGCTTATATCGACTTTTTTGAAAAATTAACTAAATGA
- the rpsP gene encoding 30S ribosomal protein S16, producing MAVKIRLKRMGAKKNPFYRIVVADSRSPRDGRFIETVGTYNPLKDPAEVVLKEESVLDWLSKGAQPSDTVRNILSKEGIMKKHHEAKYTKK from the coding sequence ATGGCAGTAAAAATTCGCTTAAAACGTATGGGAGCTAAAAAAAATCCATTTTATCGTATTGTAGTTGCAGATTCTCGTTCTCCACGTGATGGACGTTTTATAGAAACTGTTGGTACATATAATCCTTTAAAGGATCCAGCAGAAGTAGTATTAAAAGAAGAATCAGTTTTAGATTGGTTATCTAAAGGTGCACAACCTTCTGATACAGTACGTAATATTTTGTCTAAAGAAGGCATTATGAAAAAACACCATGAAGCAAAATATACAAAGAAATAA
- a CDS encoding KH domain-containing protein, with the protein MTVDVKELILTIVRPLVNHPNLIELTVEETQSFLEYNLKMTPEDMGHIIGKQGRIIKAIRTIIYSVPINGTKKIRLNIISTDN; encoded by the coding sequence ATGACAGTAGATGTAAAGGAATTAATCTTAACTATTGTTCGTCCATTAGTAAATCACCCAAATTTGATTGAGTTGACTGTAGAGGAAACTCAATCTTTCCTTGAATATAATTTAAAAATGACACCCGAGGATATGGGACATATTATTGGGAAACAAGGGCGAATTATAAAAGCTATCCGAACAATCATTTATAGTGTGCCAATTAATGGTACAAAAAAAATTCGTCTAAATATTATAAGTACCGATAATTAA
- a CDS encoding serine hydrolase, protein MKKKRLLPYGFIFFICFCWFIYYLSPYTINYAKELGIIRMNHQSKKEKVTLEPLDLLKKPKSPTKESVNFYKHISTILMDTAASFSGEVGISYIDLTTGNYCSVNDQKEFYTASTIKVPLTMLVADTVTSGEKNWQDKIPYHAETDYEEGTGILCYNTQPAYSLGTLQKYAIIYSDNIAKNMLYDTLGGSETAKKEIYSRYLKKKAPDDLENISFNSKDAARILTILYEQKSKNKEYQQIYENMKNTVFHERMETDLTKNKVAHKIGSYNNFIHDIGIFEAPHPFILTIFTNGENGSQFISQLTDEIRSFQTTHYPAT, encoded by the coding sequence TTGAAAAAGAAAAGACTATTACCTTATGGCTTTATTTTTTTCATTTGTTTTTGCTGGTTTATTTATTATCTTTCTCCTTATACTATAAATTATGCGAAGGAATTAGGAATAATAAGAATGAACCATCAATCCAAAAAAGAAAAAGTGACTTTAGAACCATTAGACCTATTAAAAAAACCAAAGAGTCCAACGAAAGAATCAGTAAATTTTTATAAACATATCTCAACCATCTTAATGGACACTGCTGCTTCTTTTAGTGGTGAAGTAGGAATTTCTTACATAGATTTAACAACTGGTAATTATTGTTCGGTAAATGATCAAAAAGAATTTTATACGGCAAGCACAATCAAGGTTCCATTGACTATGTTGGTTGCTGATACTGTTACAAGTGGGGAAAAAAACTGGCAAGATAAAATTCCCTATCACGCAGAAACAGATTATGAAGAAGGAACTGGTATTCTTTGTTACAATACACAACCTGCCTATTCTCTAGGTACTTTACAAAAATATGCGATTATCTATTCAGATAATATTGCTAAAAATATGCTCTATGATACACTAGGTGGTAGTGAAACAGCAAAAAAAGAAATTTATAGTCGTTATTTAAAGAAAAAAGCACCTGATGATTTGGAAAATATCTCTTTTAATTCAAAAGATGCTGCAAGAATATTGACCATTCTTTACGAACAAAAAAGTAAAAATAAAGAATATCAACAAATCTATGAAAATATGAAAAATACAGTCTTTCATGAAAGAATGGAAACGGATCTGACCAAAAATAAAGTTGCTCATAAAATTGGTTCCTATAACAACTTTATTCATGATATCGGTATATTTGAAGCACCACATCCCTTTATTTTAACGATCTTTACAAATGGTGAAAATGGAAGTCAGTTTATTTCACAACTAACCGATGAAATTCGGAGTTTTCAAACAACTCATTACCCAGCTACATAG
- a CDS encoding DUF378 domain-containing protein codes for MKALDSIALTLLIVGGLNWLLVGFFEFDLVAMITGGSTTMFARIIYILVGLAALYCLKFFPLITREPSMKRAHH; via the coding sequence ATGAAAGCACTTGACAGTATTGCTTTAACATTGCTTATTGTTGGAGGGTTAAATTGGCTTCTTGTTGGATTCTTTGAATTTGACCTAGTTGCAATGATTACGGGTGGTTCTACAACCATGTTTGCTCGAATTATTTATATTTTGGTAGGTCTAGCAGCTCTTTATTGTTTGAAGTTTTTCCCTCTTATTACAAGGGAACCTTCTATGAAAAGAGCACATCATTAA
- a CDS encoding serine hydrolase domain-containing protein: MKKKQWILFISMLVLLGFFLFLGTKQKYLSRVTQTASFEKQIDTIIEEEHFKGSLLLIENEKPIFSKAYGYADKIEKRENQVEEIYPIASLQKILTGIIILQLIQENKLTANTRLSHFYPKIPRSQQITIRDLLNHTSGIFMEEAEPACLLHGEQAQIDNTINNLTVSVNQDFNYTNGNYTLLAGIISKVTHHSYNVEFKKSIMIPLHLTNTYLWEELPKDHLLPKSYMYANEQDYQPDDFPNTDKLFSSLLGAGNMYMSMNDLWKVLKAITNGKLFNATRYNQLATIEHGGYQAGFFYYDGIKYAKGSLGGYNTVIYGEKDNQNLVIFFGNQPPKNDTEQFAQQLYDLLK, encoded by the coding sequence TTGAAAAAAAAACAATGGATTTTATTTATTAGTATGCTTGTTCTATTGGGATTTTTTTTATTTTTGGGTACTAAGCAAAAATACCTGTCTAGGGTAACCCAAACGGCTAGTTTTGAAAAACAGATTGACACAATTATTGAAGAAGAACATTTTAAAGGAAGCCTTTTACTGATTGAGAATGAAAAACCAATTTTTTCAAAAGCATATGGGTACGCGGATAAAATAGAGAAAAGAGAAAATCAAGTAGAAGAAATCTATCCTATTGCATCATTGCAAAAAATTTTGACTGGTATTATTATTTTGCAGTTAATTCAAGAAAATAAATTAACAGCAAATACACGTTTGAGTCATTTTTATCCGAAAATTCCTCGAAGTCAACAGATTACCATTCGTGATCTATTGAACCATACATCAGGAATTTTTATGGAAGAGGCTGAACCTGCATGTTTGTTGCATGGTGAACAGGCACAAATAGACAACACCATAAATAATTTAACAGTTTCTGTGAATCAGGATTTTAACTATACGAATGGCAATTATACTTTGTTAGCAGGGATTATTTCTAAAGTTACCCATCATTCATATAATGTTGAATTTAAAAAAAGTATTATGATTCCTCTACATTTAACAAATACCTATTTATGGGAAGAACTACCCAAAGATCATTTATTACCAAAATCGTATATGTATGCTAATGAACAAGATTATCAACCAGATGATTTTCCAAACACAGATAAATTATTTTCAAGTTTATTAGGTGCCGGGAATATGTATATGTCAATGAATGATTTGTGGAAAGTTCTTAAAGCCATAACGAATGGAAAGTTATTTAACGCTACTCGGTACAATCAGTTAGCAACGATTGAACATGGCGGCTATCAGGCAGGCTTTTTTTATTATGATGGAATAAAATATGCAAAAGGATCCTTGGGCGGCTATAATACAGTGATTTATGGAGAGAAAGATAATCAAAATTTAGTGATTTTTTTTGGAAACCAACCACCTAAAAATGATACTGAACAATTTGCACAGCAACTTTATGATTTACTTAAATAA
- a CDS encoding peptidylprolyl isomerase, with protein sequence MKWKNILLVTFLMATSLAIVTGCHSTASSSSNHSTPASQNKEKKKKTVNLNTLTLPQLNTTVTSSEDLLEIQTGEGNIQVKLFPKIAPKAVENFVQHAKNNYYNHTKFHRVIKDFMIQGGDPKGDGTGGESIWKKPFKNEISNQLYHIRGALSMANAGQNTNGSQFFIVQNTEDKSDGLLKEDYPEKIIQAYKKGGSPDLDGDYTIFGQVIKGMDVVDKIASGETEASTSGNEKSKPKSPVTVEKITVLQTAK encoded by the coding sequence ATGAAATGGAAAAATATTCTATTGGTAACATTTTTGATGGCAACATCCCTTGCAATAGTTACAGGTTGCCATTCAACAGCCAGTTCTTCAAGTAATCATTCAACGCCTGCATCACAAAACAAAGAAAAAAAGAAAAAAACAGTAAACCTAAATACATTAACGCTTCCTCAATTAAATACCACAGTAACTTCAAGTGAGGATTTGCTTGAAATACAAACAGGTGAAGGAAATATCCAAGTAAAATTATTTCCAAAAATAGCACCAAAAGCAGTTGAGAACTTTGTTCAACATGCCAAAAATAATTATTATAACCATACAAAATTTCATCGTGTTATAAAGGACTTTATGATTCAAGGAGGAGATCCAAAAGGAGATGGAACTGGCGGGGAAAGCATTTGGAAGAAACCTTTTAAAAACGAAATTTCTAATCAACTATACCATATAAGAGGTGCCTTATCGATGGCAAATGCCGGACAAAATACGAATGGCAGCCAATTTTTTATTGTTCAAAATACAGAAGATAAATCTGATGGATTATTAAAAGAGGACTATCCAGAAAAGATTATTCAAGCTTACAAAAAAGGTGGTTCTCCCGACCTTGATGGTGACTATACCATATTCGGACAAGTAATTAAGGGAATGGACGTTGTTGATAAAATTGCAAGTGGTGAAACAGAGGCTTCTACTTCTGGCAATGAAAAATCCAAACCAAAAAGCCCAGTGACCGTTGAAAAAATTACTGTTTTGCAAACAGCAAAATAA
- a CDS encoding alpha/beta hydrolase, giving the protein MKYTIRILIGFFAFLFVGLVGAGFYFYNYAIVPSEKSFITHQDKQSLKKLTTEEEWFRKKQNRTDYSLTSYDGLKLKAIYLAAEHKTTKNVIMAHGYTKSAEDMASFAKMYHDLGYNVLIPDARGHGKSEGNYIGFGWHERKDYLQWINKLITINGEDAQITLYGISMGGATVMMTSGEPLPKNVKAIVEDCGYTSAKEELSDQLKKMFHLPSFPLIPITSLITKLKAGYFFGEANALTQLKKNKLPILFIHGKSDTFVPFSMLEKVYQATSAPKEKYIVSGAEHAESYQKNPKQYKTKVAEFLKKYIID; this is encoded by the coding sequence ATGAAATATACGATTAGAATTCTGATTGGCTTTTTCGCATTCTTATTTGTAGGATTGGTTGGTGCTGGTTTTTATTTTTATAATTATGCTATCGTTCCTTCAGAAAAAAGCTTTATAACGCACCAAGACAAACAATCTTTGAAAAAATTAACGACTGAGGAAGAATGGTTTAGAAAGAAACAGAACCGAACAGACTACTCACTTACTTCATACGATGGATTGAAATTAAAAGCCATCTATTTAGCAGCTGAGCATAAAACAACAAAAAATGTTATTATGGCGCATGGTTATACAAAAAGTGCTGAAGATATGGCTTCTTTTGCTAAAATGTACCATGATTTGGGTTATAATGTATTGATTCCTGATGCACGTGGCCATGGAAAAAGCGAAGGAAATTACATTGGTTTTGGTTGGCATGAACGTAAAGATTATTTACAATGGATAAACAAATTAATAACTATCAATGGAGAAGATGCTCAAATTACACTATATGGCATTAGCATGGGTGGAGCTACCGTTATGATGACAAGTGGAGAACCATTACCTAAAAACGTTAAAGCTATTGTTGAAGATTGTGGCTATACTTCAGCTAAGGAAGAGTTAAGTGATCAGTTAAAAAAGATGTTTCATTTACCAAGTTTTCCGTTAATTCCTATAACAAGTCTCATTACGAAGTTAAAAGCCGGTTATTTCTTTGGTGAAGCGAATGCTCTTACACAGTTGAAGAAAAATAAACTCCCTATATTGTTTATTCATGGTAAATCTGATACTTTTGTTCCTTTTAGTATGCTGGAAAAAGTTTATCAAGCAACAAGTGCCCCTAAAGAAAAATATATTGTTTCTGGTGCTGAACATGCTGAATCATATCAGAAAAACCCCAAGCAATATAAAACAAAGGTGGCTGAATTCTTAAAAAAATATATTATCGATTAG